The following coding sequences are from one Neurospora crassa OR74A linkage group I, whole genome shotgun sequence window:
- a CDS encoding betaine lipid synthase, with translation MGDNSAMASHGGHMGNISLPSLSVTRTLADLNFNTTTTKSIFFTGVAVLVFLVTTSNYSRKTTKNEDDNEDEGNPSSLKSLLLFCYSCFIKPHATAGTTGTQQDALESFYRSQADIYDATRGTLLKGREDMLALAASQLRYKVEAGLGGLGGAGDGLEKRQRNGKTCVTVAGTGTGTRRKPIWVDVGGGTGWNIEAMAKFVNVSEFFKTVYLVDFSPSLCEVARKRFARLGWENVRVICTDARKFRLEDYEDVDEGESGSGDSSPSLSGWWGETKPGRHAGAELITMSYSLSMMPDYFSIIDSLESLLAPHGLIAVVDFYAQSKVDFTFRNYTGGLMNRHVGYFARNFWRSWFDADRVSLEPARRDYLEYRFGTVLTVNARNNTLGAIPYYIWLGCLKKPFSTSSLPHEIVEHIDAIATESPRSSPRLVGKHSSSATNALAFAVGRTAPEMRSKAFNTAIENISANLPLPSFFYQNHHWRIYYDDQLPKHTQFNDEYIYAFTWEDSRVDRELLNLGPDDVVLAITSAGDNILSYLMQSPARVHAIDLNPAQNHLLELKVASFTTLDYPDVWKIFGEGKHPDFRSLLISKLSPHLSGRAFQYWLSNAHIFTDPAGRGLYDTGGSRYAIRFFRWISTLFFCRSAVRRLLSTPTLEGQRSIYHTKIRPCLLNRFVNGLVLSSDAFLWSALGVPKNQVAMIEADYHRRSISSSTTPSSKEKPSRAEAILHYTTSTLDPVLSTSHLASDNPYYLVCVLGQYTRQCHPDYLSPAAHSILSAPGAFDGLRIHTDEIQEVLARFQPGTLTVAVVMDSMDWFDPPSPEEEKEGRGKAREQVRRLNRALKVGGKVLLRSAGVEPWYVRVFVEEGFGARRVGCRESGRGDQECIDRVNMYASCWILEKMEDLEELVDSA, from the exons ATGGGAGACAACAGTGCCATGGCTTCTCATGGTGGTCACATGGGTAACATTTCGCTACCATCACTTTCAGTAACCCGAACACTAGCAGACCTCaacttcaacaccaccactaccaaatccatcttcttcaccGGTGTGGCCGTCTTGGTATTTctcgtcaccaccagcaactATTCGCGGAAGACAACCAAAAACGAGGACGACAATGAGGATGAAGGCAACCCAAGCTCCCTCaaatccctcctcctcttctgctACTCCTGCTTCATCAAACCTCACGCCACCGCCGGCACCACAGGAACACAGCAAGATGCCCTGGAGTCGTTTTACCGAAGTCAGGCAGACATTTATGATGCGACAAGGGGTACGCTACtgaaggggagggaggataTGTTGGCTCTTGCAGCTTCGCAGTTGAGGTACAAGGTTGAGGCTGGACTTGGCGGacttggaggagctggagatgGGCTTGAAAAAAGACAAAGGAATGGGAAGACATGTGTAACCGTGGCCGGGACAGGGACCGGGACAAGGAGGAAACCGATATGGGTAGAT GTCGGTGGGGGCACAGGCTGGAATATCGAAGCCATGGCCAAGTTTGTCAACGTCTCTGAATTCTTCAAGACTGTTTACCTAGTGGACTTTTCGCCGTCACTTTGTGAAGTGGCTAGGAAGCGGTTTGCCAGGCTGGGGTGGGAGAATGTGAGAGTTATCTGCACGGATGCTCGCAAGTTTAGGCTTGAGGATTATGAGGATGTTGACGAAGGAGAGTCTGGCTCTGGAGATTCTTCGCCTTCTTTGTCGGGTTGGTGGGGGGAGACGAAGCCGGGACGACATGCGGGAGCTGAGTTGATCACCATGTCTTATAGCCTTTCGATGATG CCGGATTATTTCTCGATTATCGATTCGCTCGAGTCTCTGTTAGCACCTCACGGCTTGATTGCCGTCGTGGACTTTTACGCCCAGTCGAAAGTCGACTTCACATTCCGCAACTACACGGGTGGTCTTATGAACCGACACGTTGGCTATTTCGCGCGGAACTTCTGGCGCTCGTGGTTCGATGCTGACAGGGTGTCTCTTGAGCCAGCTCGTCGAGATTATCTCGAGTACAGGTTCGGGACTGTCCTGACCGTCAACGCCCGCAACAACACTTTGGGAGCAATTCCTTACTACATCTGGTTGGGATGCCTCAAGAAGCCCTTTTCTACGTCGAGTCTACCACACGAAATTGTGGAACACATCGATGCTATTGCGACAGAGTCCCCAAGATCATCACCCCGTCTAGTGGGCAAACATTCTTCCTCAGCAACAAATGCGCTAGCCTTTGCAGTCGGCCGCACAGCGCCGGAGATGCGCTCAAAGGCCTTCAATACGGCCATCGAGAACATCTCGGCCAACCTACCTctcccgtccttcttctaccAAAATCACCACTGGAGGATCTACTACGACGATCAACTCCCGAAGCACACCCAGTTCAATGACGAGTACATCTACGCCTTTACCTGGGAAGACTCGCGCGTCGACAGAGAACTCCTTAACCTCGGGCCCGACGACGTCGTCCTAGCCATCACCAGCGCCGGCGACAACATTCTTTCCTACCTGATGCAGAGTCCCGCTCGCGTGCACGCCATCGACCTAAACCCAGCCCAAAACCACCTGCTTGAACTCAAAGTCGCCTCTTTTACGACTCTGGATTACCCCGACGTCTGGAAGATCTTCGGTGAGGGCAAACACCCCGACTTTCGCTCACTGCTCATCTCCAAACTCTCCCCTCACCTCTCCGGCCGCGCGTTTCAATACTGGCTATCCAATGCGCACATATTTACCGACCCTGCGGGGCGCGGTCTCTATGATACCGGCGGCTCCCGATACGCTATCCGTTTCTTCCGCTGGATTTCCACACTCTTCTTCTGCCGCTCCGCGGTCCGTCGACTTCTCTCTACTCCCACCCTCGAAGGGCAACGTTCCATCTACCACACCAAGATTCGTCCCTGTCTGCTCAACCGCTTCGTCAACGGCCTGGTCCTCAGCTCCGACGCCTTCCTCTGGTCGGCTTTGGGCGTGCCCAAGAATCAAGTGGCTATGATCGAAGCCGACTACCACCGCCGTtctatctcctcctccaccacccccagCAGCAAAGAAAAACCAAGCCGCGCCGAAGCAATCCTCCACTACACAACCTCCACCCTTGATCCCGTTCTCTCCACCTCCCACCTTGCCTCGGACAACCCTTACTACCTCGTCTGTGTCCTGGGACAATACACACGCCAGTGCCATCCCGATTACCTTTCCCCTGCCGCCCACTCTATACTCAGCGCTCCTGGAGCCTTTGACGGCTTACGCATCCACACGGATGAAATACAGGAGGTGTTGGCTAGGTTTCAGCCGGGTACTTTGACAGtagcggtggtgatggataGTATGGATTGGTTCGATCCGCCTTCGcctgaggaggaaaaggaaggaaggggcaAGGCGAGGGAGCAAGTGAGGAGGTTGAATCGGGCGTTGAAGGTGGGTGGAAAGGTGTTGTTGAGGAGCGCGGGAGTGGAGCCGTGGTATGTGAGGGTTTTTGTGGAGGAAGGGTTTGGAGCAAGGAGGGTGGGTTGTCGTGAATCCGGAAGGGGGGACCAGGAGTGTATTGACAGGGTGAATATGTATGCTAGTTGTTGGATCTTGGAAAAGATGGAGGATCTTGAGGAGTTGGTTGACTCAGCTTAA
- the tca-13 gene encoding succinate dehydrogenase cytochrome b small subunit, which translates to MASVARSSALLKQVAAQQSVAANGLRVAAFHTTSRKSLLPPPPQRIEGTVNDPVEVPPPSPSHGSYHWTFDRVVAAGLIPLTVAPFAAGSLNPTMDAVLAATILIHSHTGFGNIIVDYVPSKRVPKARKVFTWGLNAATVLVGLALYEFETTDVGLTETIKRVWKA; encoded by the exons ATGGCTTCCGTCGCCCGTTCCTCTGCCCTCCTCAAGCAGGTTGCGGCCCAGCAGTCCGTTGCTGCCAACGGTCTCCGTGTTGCCGCCTTCCACACCACCTCCCGCAAGAGCTtgctcccccctcctcctc AGCGCATTGAGGGTACAG TGAACGACCCCGTCGAGgtcccccctccctctccttctcatGGCTCCTACCACTGGACTTTCGACCGTGTTGTCGCCGCCGGTCTCATTCCCTTGACCGTCGCTCCCTTCGCCGCCGGCTCTCTCAACCCCACCATGGACGCCGTCCTCGCCGCCACCATCCTTATCCACTCCCACACTGGCTTCGGCAACATCATTGTCGACTACGTTCCCTCGAAGCGCGTCCCCAAGGCCCGCAAGGTCTTTACCTGGGGCCTTAACGCCGCCACCGTCCTCGTTGGCCTTGCCCTTTACGAGTTCGAGACCACCGATGTCGGTCTTACTGAGACCATCAAGCGCGTCTGGAAGGCTTGA
- the cyt-18 gene encoding tyrosyl-tRNA synthetase — protein sequence MLLRTKALIRSGGSIAKYAAANPSCFILQRRGLRREFGPKYTAKINEAEENWQARAEAIKKGKKQNTWDLFEERGYVKDTAGTKEHIAELMRTRRIGAYVGIDPTAPSLHVGHLLPLMPLFWMYLEGYKAFTLIGGSTAKIGDPTGRLKSRDHLSSSDATMNMTKIHYQLKKLWENVDTQMRARGYEADWARKRGIVNNNHWWNKQPMLEVLRRVGHALRIGPMLSRDTVKNKMTQGDGVSFAEFTYPIMQGWDWFELFYQQGVQMQIGGSDQYGNIISGLEVVKAARESEPDPQERKYVTPKTALDECVGFTVPLLTDSSGAKFGKSAGNAIWLDPYQTSVFDFYGYFVRRSDQEVENLLKLFTFMPISEITKTMEEHIKDPSKRVAQHTLAREVVTLVHGKQEASAAEDQHRMMYTGQMTIPQVSRAKDAATGGDQYKTISDQPVTLNNAPRIDMILPESLIMGKSIGRILYAAGLASSTTEGHKLAAAQGCYVGGAHRAGGENVTMNPDLISFMPVKLWFPGETQRYLINGNLLILRKGKHNVRVIQMVSDVEYAASGQTYPGQSFTGAVRKLNEIMKNLKEKKLTPEEAKNAVNELQKSSQEKQQGQQIIFPEEKSRQKKDMETKLKQEMIASVKTIDGMMDEKPSVRGDGVKKQTQDDRDPYKW from the exons ATGCTGCTTCGCACAAAAGCCCTAATACGCTCCGGCGGGAGTATCGCCAAGTATGCTGCGGCTAACCCATCATGCTTCATTCTCCAACGAAGAGGACTCAGGCGCGAATTCGGACCAAAGTACACGGCCAAGATCAATGAGGCCGAGGAAAACTGGCAGGCGAGGGCagaggccatcaagaagggcaagaagcaGAATACATGGGACCTGTTTGAGGAGAGAGGCTATGTCAAGGATACAGCTGG CACCAAAGAGCACATCGCCGAGCTTATGAGGACGAGGCGGATTGGGGCATATGTCGGCATCGATCCTACCGCACCATCATTACACGTCGGCCATCTACTCCCCCTGATGCCGCTCTTTTGGATGTACTTGGAAGGATACAAGGCATTCACCCTCATTGGAGGCTCGACGGCAAAGATTGGAGACCCGACTGGCAGGCTAAAAAGCAGAGATCATTTGAGCAGCAGCGATGCGACAATGAACATGACTAAGATTCACTACCAACTCAAAAAGCTGTGGGAGAACGTGGACACTCAGATGCGAGCGCGTGGTTACGAAGCCGATTGGGCGCGGAAGCGAGGcatcgtcaacaacaaccattgGTGGAACAAGCAGCCCATGCTCGAGGTCCTGAGGAGGGTAGGTCACGCCTTGCGCATCGGCCCCATGCTGTCGCGCGATACCGTCAAGAACAAGATGACCCAGGGAGACGGCGTGTCTTTTGCCGAGTTCACCTACCCCATCATGCAGGGCTGGGATTGGTTCGAGTTGTTCTACCAGCAGGGAGTTCAGATGCAGATTGGAGGTTCTGATCAGTACGGCAACATCATATCTGGTCTCGAGGTCGTCAAGGCCGCCCGAGAATCCGAGCCCGACCCGCAGGAGCGCAAATATGTTACGCCCAAGACTGCCCTTGACGAATGCGTCGGCTTCACCGTCCCTCTCTTGACCGATTCATCCGGTGCCAAGTTTGGTAAGAGTGCGGGTAACGCCATTTGGCTTGACCCCTATCAGACCTCCGTCTTCGATTTCTATGGTTACTTTGTCCGCCGGTCCGACCAAGAGGTTGAGAATCTCCTCAAGCTCTTCACTTTCATGCCCATCAGCGAAATCACCAAGACTATGGAGGAGCACATCAAAGACCCTAGCAAGCGTGTCGCGCAACATACCCTTGCGCGTGAGGTTGTGACGCTGGTGCACGGTAAACAGGAGGCCAGCGCCGCCGAGGACCAGCATCGTATGATGTATACCGGCCAGATGACCATTCCCCAAGTCTCTCGTGCCAAGGACGCAGCCACCGGTGGCGATCAGTACAAGACGATTTCAGATCAGCCTGTCACCCTCAACAACGCGCCCCGTATCGACATGATTCTCCCCGAGTCGCTCATCATGGGCAAGTCTATCGGCCGCATCCTCTACGCCGCCGGTCtcgccagcagcaccaccgaGGGCCACAAGCTCGCGGCTGCCCAGGGCTGCTACGTCGGCGGAGCCCACAGAGCCGGCGGCGAGAACGTCACCATGAACCCGGACCTCATCTCTTTTATGCCCGTCAAGCTGTGGTTCCCCGGCGAGACCCAGCGCTACCTGATTAACGGCAACCTGCTAATCCTCCGCAAGGGCAAGCACAACGTGCGTGTAATCCAGATGGTCAGCGACGTCGAGTATGCTGCTTCGGGCCAGACGTACCCCGGACAGAGCTTTACCGGCGCTGTCAGGAAACTGAATGAGATTATGAAGAACctcaaagagaagaagttgACCCCTGAAGAGGCTAAGAATGCTGTGAACGAGCTGCAAAAGAGTTCGcaggagaagcagcaggGCCAGCAGATTATCTTCCCTGAGGAAAAGAGCAGGCAAAAGAAGGATATGGAGACCAAGCTTAAGCAGGAGATGATTGCCTCAGTAAAAACGATTGATGGCATGATGGACGAAAAACCCTCTGTGCGGGGAGATGGGGTGAAGAAGCAGACTCAAGATGATAGGGATCCGTATAAGTGGTAG
- a CDS encoding deubiquitination-protection protein dph1: MAEASNTGGDGQITFKVKCSGDKNHTVTIAESATVLQLKTLLAGEEYENISPEQQRLIYSGKVMKDDEVLSFYKIKHMNTVHMVKRPASAATASSGSTSTPAQPAIPQNMAAGTPSNNLLAGLTGARFAGQVPLPSRDLFGPDGGMGAPPSEDEIANMLSNPAMAQVMAEAFNNPAVIDQMIASNPMLANMPADRARELLNSPMMRNMMTNPEALRMAARMRRMMGGGANAFPAPGVTDNTPNATTGAGNNNANADAQNPFAMFLPFGVPPAGAPPAGNPFAALFGNPAGSSPASTGASTESARSGDAASAPATGATSGSGQQADPLASLFGALGGAGQPGQAGAANPFGLPPISPEALQQMMQAFGGGGLGGFGGNPVAPPDNRPPEERYAEQLRQLNDMGFFDFDRNVAALRRSGGSVQGAIEHLLGGS; this comes from the exons ATGGCTGAGGCTTCAAATACTGGCGGCGATGGCCAGATTACCTTCAAAGTAAAATGCTCAGGCGACAAGAACCACACAGTCACCATTGCCGAGTCTGCGACCGTCCTTCAGCTCAAGACCCTGTTAGCGGGGGAGGAATACGAGAACATCTCGCCGGAGCAGCAACGCCTCATCTACTCCGGAAAGGTCATGAAGGACGATGAAGTTCTTAGTTTCTACAAGATCAAGCACATGAACACAGTGCACATGGTTAAGCGTCCAGCCAGCGCCGCGACAGCCAGCAGTGGCTCAACCTCGACACCCGCTCAGCCCGCGATACCTCAGAACATGGCTGCCGGCACTCCCTCGAATAACCTTTTAGCTGGCCTCACAGGCGCTCGCTTTGCCGGTCAGGTGCCGCTACCAAGCCGAGACCTGTTTGGGCCGGACGGAGGA ATGGGCGCGCCTCCTAGCGAGGATGAAATCGCGAACATGCTCTCGAACCCAGCGATGGCCCAGGTCATGGCCGAGGCGTTCAACAACCCCGCCGTCATCGACCAGATGATTGCCTCCAACCCGATGTTGGCCAACATGCCCGCTGATCGCGCTCGCGAGCTTCTCAACTCTCCGATGATGCGCAACATGATGACGAACCCGGAGGCACTTCGCATGGCGGCACGCATGCGTAGGATGATGGGCGGAGGCGCCAACGCCTTTCCAGCGCCCGGGGTAACGGACAACACTCCGAACGCGACGACCGGTGCCGGTAATAACAACGCCAATGCCGATGCGCAGAACCCGTTCGCCATGTTTCTTCCATTTGGTGTTCCTCCGGCGGGCGCTCCCCCAGCAGGTAATCCCTTTGCCGCGCTCTTTGGAAACCCCGCGGGGTCTTCGCCTGCGTCTACCGGAGCTTCGACCGAGAGTGCCAGGAGCGGGGATGCCGCATCTGCTCCGGCTACTGGCGCCACTTCGGGGTCTGGGCAGCAAGCAGATCCGTTGGCATCTTTGTTCGGAGCGCTTGGAGGTGCTGGTCAGCCTGGTCAGGCTGGTGCCGCGAACCCTTTTGGTTTGCCCCCTATCTCGCCTGAGGCCTTGCAGCAGATGATGCAGGCATttggtggcggtggtttGGGTGGTTTTGGCGGAAATCCCGTTGCTCCTCCCGACAACAGGCCGCCAGAGGAGAGGTATGCTGAGCAGCTGCGTCAACTCAACGATATGGGTTTCTTCGATTTTGATCGGAACGTTGCTGCACTACGCCGCAGCGGTGGTAGCGTACAGGGTGCTATCGAACATCTTCTGGGCGGTTCTTaa
- the gh18-3 gene encoding chitinase → MSFPSVSRKSRITSAANVLYNNAVYWPNHSVYRGDTPGSLNYGCINRVYYAFANIMADGGVFLSDEWADVTAPCDGVQGALGSLMHLKQKYPHLQVVLSIGGGASSETFALVASSAILRNNFAQSARGLVEASGLDGIDIVWDYPCSPQQGSDFVSLLAAVRVHLPEDRYLLTAALPGAKSILQNINVRQAAEYLDSINLMAYDYFGSWSHRSGHHSQLYAMNKEEASGASSVQYLMASAVPGKKILFGIPLFGRSFLHASGSGHKFQGAGGGDDGSFEYCQLPRRGTKEQVDKRAVAAQCVGGDGGFVTYDNPDTVKAKATFCKQKGLGGLFYSSAPSDVKDSKRSLIAAGFRTLHSS, encoded by the exons ATGAGCTTCCCCTCCGTTTCTCGCAAGTCGCGCATCACAAGCGCGGCCAACGTTCTCTACAACAATGCCGTATATTGGCCGAATCACAGCGTGTACCGAGGTGACACTCCCGGTTCACTCAACTACGGATGCATCAACCGTGTTTACTATGCCTTTGCCAACATCATGGCAGACGGAGGGGTGTTT CTCAGCGATGAGTGGGCAGATGTCACAGCGCCTTGTGACGGTGTCCAAGGGGCTCTCGGGTCCTTGATGCATCTCAAGCAGAAATATCCCCATCTGCAAGTGGTCTTATCCATTGGGGGTGGCGCTTCCAGTGAGACATTCGCACTGGTGGCTTCCAGCGCCATTCTCCGTAACAACTTTGCACAGTCCGCTCGCGGTCTGGTGGAAGCATCCGGCCTGGATGGAATAGACA TTGTATGGGACTACCCCTGCTCCCCGCAACAAGGAAGTGATTTCGTATCTTTACTGGCCGCAGTCCGCGTCCATCTTCCCGAGGACCGTTACCTGCTCACCGCTGCTCTCCCTGGGGCCAAGTCCATCTTGCAGAATATCAATGTGCGGCAGGCAGCTGAATACTTGGACTCCATTAACTTGATGGCGTACGACTATTTTGGGTCTTGGTCACACCGAAGTGGGCATCACTCCCAGCTTTATGCAATgaataaagaagaagcatCAGGGGCGTCGAGTGTGCAATATCTGATGGCTTCCGCTGTCCCGGGCAAGAAAATCTTGTTTGGAATCCCTCTCTTTGGACGCAGCTTTCTTCACGCGAGCGGCTCAGGCCACAAATTCCAGGGTGCCGGGGGCGGCGACGACGGATCCTTCGAGTATTGTCAGCTACCACGACGAGGAACGAAGGAACAAGTTGACAAGCGGGCCGTTGCCGCCCAGTGTGTGGGCGGAGACGGTGGGTTCGTCACTTACGATAATCCGGATACAGTGAAGGCCAAGGCCACTTTTTGTAAGCAAAAGGGACTCGGT GGTCTCTTTTACTCGAGCGCACCATCAGATGTCAAAGACAGTAAACGGAGCTTAATTGCGGCGGGTTTCCGAACACTGCATAGCTCTTGA